One window of the Candidatus Neomarinimicrobiota bacterium genome contains the following:
- a CDS encoding DUF3098 domain-containing protein, producing MSNNNTNGVSLFEGWAFGKINYILFAFGVSLLLVGYALMATGSVNSFQSLTLAPILLFLGYVIVIPFSLVYRLKK from the coding sequence ATGAGTAATAATAATACAAATGGTGTCTCTCTTTTTGAAGGGTGGGCTTTTGGGAAAATCAATTATATCCTATTCGCATTTGGTGTTAGTCTTCTTTTAGTCGGTTATGCCTTAATGGCGACCGGATCGGTAAACAGCTTTCAAAGTCTCACGCTTGCCCCCATTCTTCTTTTTTTGGGATATGTGATTGTGATTCCTTTCTCCTTGGTTTATCGCTTAAAAAAGTAA